A genomic stretch from Falco naumanni isolate bFalNau1 chromosome 8, bFalNau1.pat, whole genome shotgun sequence includes:
- the GMPPA gene encoding mannose-1-phosphate guanyltransferase alpha isoform X2, which translates to MPLKAVILIGGPQKGTRFRPLSFEVPKPLFPVAGVPMVQHHIEACAKVPGMKEILLMGFYQPHEALSRFLVSAQQEFKIPIRYLQEYAALGTGGGIYHFRDQILSGGAEAFFVLNADVCSEFPLQEMLEFWQRHGDAQSFVILGTTANRTQALNYGCIVANVDTQEVQHYVEKPSTFVSEIINCGIYLFTPAIFQHIGEVFQRNQQELVLEESSNGWQRAEVIRLEQDVFTALAGSGKLYVYKTDGFWSQIKSAGSAIYASRLYLNQYSKSHPERLAQNKPGGPIIQGNVYIHPTASIDSTAVLGPNVSIGEGVTVGAGVRVRESIVLHGASLHDHTCVLNTIVGWDSTIGRWARVEGTPSDPNPNDPYAKIDSETLFRDGRLTPSITILGCSVTIPAEVVILNSIVLPHKELSRSYKNQIIL; encoded by the exons ATGCCGCTGAAGGCGGTCATCCTCATCGGCGGCCCGCAGAAGG GGACCCGGTTCCGGCCGCTGTCCTTCGAGGTGCCCAAGCCGCTGTTCCCCGTGGCCGGGGTGCCCATGGTGCAGCACCACATCGAGGCCTGCGCCAAG GTGCCCGGCATGAAGGAGATCCTGCTGATGGGCTTCTACCAGCCCCACGAGGCCCTCAGCCGCTTCCTGGTGTCGGCGCAGCAGGAGTTCAAGATCCCCATCAG GTATCTCCAGGAGTACGcggcactgggcactggtggtGGAATCTATCACTTTCGAGACCAGATCCTCTCAGGTGGTGCTGAGGCCTTCTTTGTCCTCAACGCAGACGTGTGCTCAGAGTTCCCCTTGCAGGAGATGCTGGAGTTCTGGCAGCGGCACGGGGATGCGCAGAGCTTTGTCATTCTGGGTACCACA GCCAACAGGACGCAGGCACTGAATTATGGCTGTATCGTGGCGAATGTGGACACGCAGGAG GTCCAGCACTACGTGGAGAAGCCCAGCACGTTTGTCAGTGAGATCATTAACTGTGGCATCTACCTGTTCACACCTGCCATCTTCCAGCACATTGGCGAGGTCTTCCAGAGGAACCAGCAGGAGCTAGTGCT AGAGGAGAGCTCCAATGGCTGGCAGCGTGCAGAAGTGATCCGGCTAGAGCAGGATGTTTTCACAGCACTGGCTGGGAGCGGCAAACTCTACGTCTACAAAACCGATGGCTTCTGGAGCCAGATCAAGTCAGCTGG ctctgctaTTTATGCCAGTCGTCTTTACCTGAACCAGTACAGTAAGAGCCACCCAGAGAGGCTGGCCCAGAACAAACCTGGAGGCCCTATCATCCAAG GGAATGTGTACATCCACCCGACGGCCTCCATCGACAGCACTGCAGTG CTGGGCCCCAATGTCTCCATTGGGGAGGGGGTGACAGTGGGAGCTGGTGTACGTGTGCGAGAGTCCATTGTCCTGCACGGCGCCTCACTTCAC GACCACACTTGTGTCCTCAATACCATTGTGGGCTGGGACAGCACTATCGGGCGCTGGGCCCGGGTTGAAGGAACACCCAGTGACCCCAACCCCAACGATCCCTATGCCAAGATTGACAGTGAGACCCTTTTTCGGGATGGGCGCCTCACACCATCCATCACAATCCTGG GCTGCAGTGTCACCATCCCTGCTGAGGTTGTTATTCTCAATTCCATCGTCCTTCCTCACAAGGAGCTGAGCCGCAGCTACAAAAACCAGATTATCCTGTGA
- the GMPPA gene encoding mannose-1-phosphate guanyltransferase alpha isoform X1, whose protein sequence is MPLKAVILIGGPQKGTRFRPLSFEVPKPLFPVAGVPMVQHHIEACAKVPGMKEILLMGFYQPHEALSRFLVSAQQEFKIPIRYLQEYAALGTGGGIYHFRDQILSGGAEAFFVLNADVCSEFPLQEMLEFWQRHGDAQSFVILGTTANRTQALNYGCIVANVDTQEVQHYVEKPSTFVSEIINCGIYLFTPAIFQHIGEVFQRNQQELVLCPYLGEESSNGWQRAEVIRLEQDVFTALAGSGKLYVYKTDGFWSQIKSAGSAIYASRLYLNQYSKSHPERLAQNKPGGPIIQGNVYIHPTASIDSTAVLGPNVSIGEGVTVGAGVRVRESIVLHGASLHDHTCVLNTIVGWDSTIGRWARVEGTPSDPNPNDPYAKIDSETLFRDGRLTPSITILGCSVTIPAEVVILNSIVLPHKELSRSYKNQIIL, encoded by the exons ATGCCGCTGAAGGCGGTCATCCTCATCGGCGGCCCGCAGAAGG GGACCCGGTTCCGGCCGCTGTCCTTCGAGGTGCCCAAGCCGCTGTTCCCCGTGGCCGGGGTGCCCATGGTGCAGCACCACATCGAGGCCTGCGCCAAG GTGCCCGGCATGAAGGAGATCCTGCTGATGGGCTTCTACCAGCCCCACGAGGCCCTCAGCCGCTTCCTGGTGTCGGCGCAGCAGGAGTTCAAGATCCCCATCAG GTATCTCCAGGAGTACGcggcactgggcactggtggtGGAATCTATCACTTTCGAGACCAGATCCTCTCAGGTGGTGCTGAGGCCTTCTTTGTCCTCAACGCAGACGTGTGCTCAGAGTTCCCCTTGCAGGAGATGCTGGAGTTCTGGCAGCGGCACGGGGATGCGCAGAGCTTTGTCATTCTGGGTACCACA GCCAACAGGACGCAGGCACTGAATTATGGCTGTATCGTGGCGAATGTGGACACGCAGGAG GTCCAGCACTACGTGGAGAAGCCCAGCACGTTTGTCAGTGAGATCATTAACTGTGGCATCTACCTGTTCACACCTGCCATCTTCCAGCACATTGGCGAGGTCTTCCAGAGGAACCAGCAGGAGCTAGTGCT CTGTCCTTACCTTGG AGAGGAGAGCTCCAATGGCTGGCAGCGTGCAGAAGTGATCCGGCTAGAGCAGGATGTTTTCACAGCACTGGCTGGGAGCGGCAAACTCTACGTCTACAAAACCGATGGCTTCTGGAGCCAGATCAAGTCAGCTGG ctctgctaTTTATGCCAGTCGTCTTTACCTGAACCAGTACAGTAAGAGCCACCCAGAGAGGCTGGCCCAGAACAAACCTGGAGGCCCTATCATCCAAG GGAATGTGTACATCCACCCGACGGCCTCCATCGACAGCACTGCAGTG CTGGGCCCCAATGTCTCCATTGGGGAGGGGGTGACAGTGGGAGCTGGTGTACGTGTGCGAGAGTCCATTGTCCTGCACGGCGCCTCACTTCAC GACCACACTTGTGTCCTCAATACCATTGTGGGCTGGGACAGCACTATCGGGCGCTGGGCCCGGGTTGAAGGAACACCCAGTGACCCCAACCCCAACGATCCCTATGCCAAGATTGACAGTGAGACCCTTTTTCGGGATGGGCGCCTCACACCATCCATCACAATCCTGG GCTGCAGTGTCACCATCCCTGCTGAGGTTGTTATTCTCAATTCCATCGTCCTTCCTCACAAGGAGCTGAGCCGCAGCTACAAAAACCAGATTATCCTGTGA
- the LOC121092728 gene encoding rac GTPase-activating protein 1-like — translation MLRQRCGRLLARLERALQLLELGGGAEEDYIQIAQCFEATRQRCCCLEQDGRRAREQLARVEAERAALEVKLKHARKQVEVEMKKRHRAEAELEKQERKLQLVFETLMREPWGSGVLSGEQCSVLSTLAGRCLGVALAQGRRSSVVDESCQSLLSHSDISYDCTEDDVGVDMTVVRTLKRKAQERQRVSLAPQIGPVVVAKRHRSSVAPHNTVSVPPVPPPAEVPADSLLPAAPLPCRRSRQGHRVSTRAELTTVWDTSKDLGCRALGRESHAKGSSVGQPAPASFPLPPQGLPPPQHQFTSKMVIRPDPCGVCGSRIRFGRAVIKCRQCQLLLHPKCREQCPIACTPQPYRHAWPCEGVLADFAPLTPPLVPTLVVQCVTEVETRGLTETGLYRVPGAEQQVREWKQRLLRAGGTLPALSSVADIHVVCGVLKDFLRGLKEPLVTFSLHPAFLQAADVPDDAACGTALRHVVSKLPPANRDTLAFLMLHLLRVSHSPDCKMDVLNLSRVFGPTLVGHGSANPTPLAIMEDTPRQCKVVARLLALPPDFWRGFVGMEKENLVLTLVPGDDREPFCPTTASEPKPGQLSPASTCCLPGTLRSCMGTAVQPQQGPAPKKVGRFFPSLV, via the exons ATGCTACGGCAGCGCTGCGGGCGGCTCCTGGCCCGGCTGGAGCGGgcgctgcagctgctggagctcgGCGGCGGCGCGGAGGAAG ACTACATCCAGATTGCTCAGTGCTTCGAGGCGACGCGCCAGcgatgctgctgcctggagcaggaCGGGCGGCGGGCCCGCGAGCAGCTGGCGCGGGTGGAGGCCGAGCGGGCGGCGCTGGAGGTGAAGCTCAAGCACGCCCGCAAGCAGGTGGAGGTGGAGATGAAGAAGCGGCACCGTGCAGAGGctgagctggagaagcag GAGCGCAAACTTCAGCTGGTCTTTGAGACCCTGATGCGGGAGCCATGGGGCAGCGGGGTGCTGAGTGGGGAGCAGTGCTCTGTCCTCAGCACCCTGGCCGGCCGGTGCCTCGGGGtggccctggcacagggcaggag GTCATCTGTAGTGGATGAGTCGTGCCAGTCCCTCCTGTCCCACTCGGACATCAGCTATGACTGCACTGAGGATGATGTG ggTGTTGATATGACGGTGGTGCGGACCCTGAAGCGCAAAGCCCAGGAGAGGCAG CGTGTGTCCCTGGCCCCTCAGATTGGCCCTGTAGTGGTGGCAAAGCGGCACCGTTCTTCTGTGGCACCCCACAACACT GTGAGTGTACCCCCCGTGCCCCCTCCTGCCGAGGTCCCTGCTGacagcctcctgcctgctgctccgCTGCCATGCCGCCGCTCTCGCCAGGGACATCGTGTCTCCACACGTGCAG agctgaccACTGTGTGGGACACCAGCAAGGATCTGGGCTGCCGTGCCCTGGGGCGGGAGAGCCATGccaaaggcagctctgtgggacAGCCAGCGCCAGCCTCGTTCCCCTTGCCTCCACAGggcctcccaccaccccagcaccaaTTCACCTCCAAAATG GTGATCCGTCCAGATCCATGTGGTGTCTGTGGCTCCCGTATCCGCTTTGGTAGGGCTGTCATCAAGTGCCgccagtgccagctgctgctgcaccccaAGTGCCGGGAGCAGTGCCCCATCGCCTGCACGCCCCAGCCTTACCGCCACGCCTGGCCCTGTGAG GGTGTGCTGGCAGACTTTGCCCCCCTGACACCACCCCTGGTGCCCACGCTGGTGGTGCAGTGTGTGACTGAGGTGGAGACGCGAGGCTTGACCGAG ACAGGGCTGTACCGGGTGCCAGGCGCAGAGCAGCAGGTGCGGGAGTggaagcagaggctgctgcGAGCTGGGGGCACGCTGCCCGCCCTCAGCAGCGTGGCTGACATCCACGTGGTATGCGGGGTGCTCAAGGACTTTCTGCGGGGGCTCAAGGAGCCACTGGTCACCTTCAGCCTCCATCCTGCCTTCCTTCAGGCTGCTG ACGTCCCGGATGATGCTGCCTGTGGCACAGCCCTGCGCCACGTGGTGAGCAAGCTGCCCCCAGCCAACAGGGACACCCTGGCTTTCCTCATGCTGCACCTGCTCAG GGTGTCACACAGCCCTGACTGCAAGATGGACGTGCTCAACCTGTCCCGTGTGTTTGGTCCCACACTGGTGGGACATGGCTCAGCCAACCCCACACCACTCGCCATCATGGAGGACACACCGCGGCAGTGCAAG gtgGTGGCTCGGCTCCTCGCTCTACCACCCGACTTCTGGAGAGGCTTTGTGGGGATGGAGAAGGAGAACCTGGTGCTGACGCTAGTGCCGGGGGACGATCGTG AGCCATTCTGCCCCACCACTGCCTCTGAGCCCAAGCCAGGCCAGCTGAGCCCAGCCAGcacctgctgcctccctggcacCCTACGGAGCTGCATGGGCACGGCCGTCCAGCCCCA GCAGGGGCCAGCCCCGAAGAAGGTGGGCCGGTTCTTCCCTTCTCTGGTGTAG